TCATCGCAAGATTCTACTGTGCTGGTGAGCGGGGAAATGGATGCGCGTTGGGCTGTTTGAATAGACCCGGGTGGCCTTGACCGTTCCCCAACGCCCCGTGTGCCCTCACCCTACGAGCGGGTGGGTGACTAGACTTCCTGCATGACTGACCTTCCCCGACTGGCCGCCCCCGCCCGCCGCGCCCTGATGGCAGCAGGCATCACGCGCCTGGAAGACCTGGCGCGGCATTCCGAAGCCGACCTGCTCGCCCTGCACGGGCTGGGGCCGAACGCGCTGGAGCAGTTGCGGGCGGCGTTGGCGGCGCGGGGTCTGGAGTTCCGCCCCGCCTGAAGGTTCGGGCGTAGACTTCCCCCCATGACCGCCGCCCCCACCCGCGAAGTCCTCCTCACCTGCCCGCTCGACTGCCCGGACGCCTGCC
The window above is part of the Deinococcus metallilatus genome. Proteins encoded here:
- a CDS encoding DNA-binding protein, producing MTDLPRLAAPARRALMAAGITRLEDLARHSEADLLALHGLGPNALEQLRAALAARGLEFRPA